In the genome of Candidatus Electrothrix rattekaaiensis, the window CCACAGGGCAATGCTCTGGGGATTCTTGCATTGAGGAATCTCCATAACATGGGTGGGAATCAGGCGATCAAGCAGTTCCCAGGTCTTTTTCTTGGCATCACAGGTGGTCTCGCCGTAAAGAAAATCCGCGACCTGGAAATACGAGCAGATCCGCCCGGCCTTGAAGCCGTAGGCCGACTTGACCATCGGGCAGATATTGCGCGGCAGGGTCTTTTCCGCATCCGGTATTGATCCCTGCGAACCGCCGCAAAGCCCGATACAGATGCCGCCTGCGGCAAGAACGAGTTCCTCCGGGATATACACGCAAAAGGTGCCGACCACCGGGTGTCCTTCTGCTTTGGCCGCCATCAGCTCCTTGATCCGACCGCCGTGCAGCTCGGCAATCATGTTGTCAAAATAGGCCATGCCGTCCGGTCGATTCTGCTGACTGAGAAAGGATTGCGCATAGGCATCGCCCAGCATCTTGCGGGCCTTGTCAAAACGCTCCACATCCATATCCAAAGACTGCCACAGTTTGGGATAGGCTTTTACTTCAAAAGTGCTCATTATCTTCTCCGTTGCAAAATTAACCGCAAGAACCTGATGAACAGGAACAACCGCAGCCGCCTTTTTCATCACCTGCCAGAGAATTTTCACTCTTGATGCTGAAGCCGCCGCCGGAACAGCCGCAACCGCTGCCTGAAGCCTCTGTGAAATCTACGGTAATGGTACCGCAGGTCTTGGCAAGGGCTTTTTCCACAAGAAAGTTGACCCCGTCCTGCTCAAAGGTCAGATCATTCTCCTTGGCCTCGTCAATGGCCAGTCCAAGGCCTAGTCCAGAGCATCCTCCGGACATGATAACAATACGGAGTGCAGCCTTAATCTTTTCCTCACGCAGATACTCTTTAATGTTTTCAATTGCTGTTTCAGTTACTTCAAGCATGATTATCTCCTGATAAAATTGGTTGGACAGCTACGGCGCGGCAGTGCCGGAGTTACTCGGAAGCCGTGAAACTTGGGTTACCGGATAATACAATGCACTGCGGCTCCGCAGAAGTACGGCTTCCGTTATGATATGAATCAGACGGTTCTCTATCCGTCTGTCTCATTTGTCGGAGAAGAAAAAATCCGGGAAGGAAATCAGGAGAGGAAGAGAACCGCTGATATTTTCTGCCGACCCACCCGGGGCCGGTTACCGTTCGCACGGCCTCAGATATGTGGAGAGGTAATCATCATACGGTGTTGAAAAACGGGTAAAAAGTCAAGTAAGAGGTAGAAGTTGGCGCAAGAGTGCCATAAATCAGGTGTGATTGCAACAGAAAAAGTACGGGGAGCGCATACTCTGGCTGTATATCCCGGACTGTGCGGTGTAATGTGGCTTGAGAAGAAAGCCTTCAACGTTCATCACGCCTCATGAATTCATCCGGAAACGGGGAAAAATGACAACGCAGCAGGAAGATAACTCAATGGAACAGGAAAAACAGCCCCTGTAAGGGAAGAATACTGCACTGCAACGGGTAAAACCTATCCCGCAGCAGGAAGAAATGACAGAGGAGCGGGAGAAAACGACAATGGAGCAGGAAAATATCATATTGTAGCGGGTAAAAACGGTTCAGGAGCCGGGAAAAGCCAGTCAGCACTGCTCCTGTGCCAGTTTTTACCCTTCCGCTTCCAGCCCCTGCTATCAAAAATGATTCTTCACCAAAGAACTCAACGTACTTTTTACTTCATGCCAACTTGTATCCACCAAACTCATCGGCTCAGGATCAGCCTCAGCATCAGCAAAATAGGTTAAACTTTTCATGACAGTGAAACTGTTTATCTGCGCATATTTCTCTTCAAAAAAAGAAAGAAGCTCTGTCAAAGAGAACAACTTCAGCAAGCTGTGGATATCAAAAAAATCTTTCTTGCATCCACGATTCGCAATGGCATTCAGTTTCATCGCAGCAATGTCCTGCACCGAAA includes:
- a CDS encoding nucleotidyl transferase AbiEii/AbiGii toxin family protein, whose protein sequence is MREVKVDLIRHHYPLLMPVQCIDDIRIFSVQDIAAMKLNAIANRGCKKDFFDIHSLLKLFSLTELLSFFEEKYAQINSFTVMKSLTYFADAEADPEPMSLVDTSWHEVKSTLSSLVKNHF
- a CDS encoding IscA/HesB family protein; translated protein: MLEVTETAIENIKEYLREEKIKAALRIVIMSGGCSGLGLGLAIDEAKENDLTFEQDGVNFLVEKALAKTCGTITVDFTEASGSGCGCSGGGFSIKSENSLAGDEKGGCGCSCSSGSCG